A part of Thermomicrobiales bacterium genomic DNA contains:
- a CDS encoding ABC transporter permease, translating to MSAIATELSPDLEPLADTPSTWNTFFWKFRRNRKAVVGAAIVGFLLVLMVFAPWLAPKDPLHGELSATLEAPGSEFWLGADRNGRDVLSRLIWGSRTALGGAFAVVLISELIGVPLGIIAGYRGGWFDTAVMRVLDIMLAFPPLLLSLAIVAAFGPSLQNVVISLGILYVPFIARVVRGVTLVQREMTYSEAARAMGYPKRRIIFRHILPNCIGPIIVVSTLDLAYALLDLAALSYLGLGVQPPTPDWGAMLSEGQGVLLTSPHLSLAAGFMILVAVLGFNLLGDGLSDVLDPRQGGR from the coding sequence ATGTCCGCCATCGCAACCGAGCTCAGCCCTGACCTGGAACCGCTGGCGGATACGCCCTCGACCTGGAACACCTTCTTCTGGAAGTTTCGCCGCAATCGAAAAGCAGTGGTTGGTGCGGCCATCGTCGGTTTCCTGCTTGTTCTCATGGTGTTCGCTCCCTGGCTGGCGCCAAAAGATCCATTGCACGGTGAACTCAGCGCTACTCTGGAAGCCCCCGGCAGCGAGTTTTGGTTAGGAGCCGACCGCAACGGCCGTGACGTGCTCAGCCGGCTGATCTGGGGGAGCCGCACCGCGCTGGGCGGGGCGTTCGCTGTCGTGCTGATCAGCGAGTTGATTGGTGTGCCGCTTGGCATCATTGCCGGCTACCGCGGCGGTTGGTTCGACACAGCGGTCATGCGCGTGCTGGACATCATGCTCGCATTCCCGCCGTTGTTGCTTTCGCTGGCCATCGTTGCTGCGTTCGGCCCCTCGCTTCAGAACGTCGTCATCTCGCTTGGGATCCTTTACGTTCCCTTCATCGCGCGTGTGGTTCGCGGTGTGACGTTGGTGCAGCGCGAGATGACCTATTCAGAGGCAGCGCGAGCGATGGGTTACCCGAAACGGCGCATCATCTTCCGGCACATTCTGCCGAACTGCATCGGGCCGATCATTGTCGTGTCAACGCTCGATCTGGCCTATGCGTTGCTCGATCTGGCGGCGCTCTCCTACTTGGGGCTCGGTGTGCAACCGCCCACTCCTGATTGGGGCGCGATGCTTTCCGAAGGACAGGGCGTGCTGTTGACGTCACCTCACCTTTCGCTCGCGGCGGGATTCATGATTCTGGTCGCAGTACTCGGATTCAACCTGCTCGGCGACGGGCTGAGCGACGTTCTCGATCCTCGCCAGGGTGGCCGCTGA
- a CDS encoding ABC transporter ATP-binding protein → MSIAPILELDDLQVEFFTRNGPLRAVDGVSLSIQPGETLGLVGESGSGKSVTARAIMRLVPTPPGRYAGGRILFEGRDLLTLPEKEMQAMRGGQIAMIFQDPMTFLNPVYTAGEQVAEAIRVHQGASKAEAKAQTIELFRTVGIPNAEARFTAYPHELSGGLRQRVMTSMALSSRPKLLIADEPTTALDVTIQAQILDLLRNLQQELGMSILLITHDLGVVAEMCDKVAVMYAGRIVEEASAEPLFDDPGHPYTSGLLEAIPNAGSDGAPFRPIPGSPPDLARLPQGCRFAPRCRYRQEICVSTSPPLVEIAPGHEALCHFAGTYRANLTETAAGAAS, encoded by the coding sequence ATGAGCATTGCTCCCATCCTCGAACTCGACGATCTGCAAGTCGAGTTCTTCACTCGCAATGGCCCGCTCCGGGCGGTCGATGGCGTCAGTCTTTCGATTCAGCCTGGTGAAACGCTCGGGCTCGTCGGCGAATCCGGCTCCGGCAAGAGCGTGACCGCGCGCGCCATCATGCGCCTGGTGCCAACCCCTCCGGGCCGCTATGCCGGGGGGCGGATTCTCTTCGAGGGACGCGATCTGCTGACCCTGCCGGAAAAAGAGATGCAGGCGATGCGCGGCGGCCAAATTGCCATGATCTTTCAGGATCCGATGACCTTCCTGAACCCTGTCTATACGGCCGGCGAGCAAGTGGCCGAAGCGATCCGCGTGCACCAGGGCGCCAGCAAGGCGGAAGCGAAAGCGCAGACGATCGAGCTCTTCCGGACAGTCGGCATCCCAAACGCCGAGGCGCGCTTCACGGCCTATCCACATGAGCTCTCCGGTGGATTGCGGCAGCGCGTCATGACCTCGATGGCGCTCTCGTCACGGCCCAAGTTGCTCATCGCCGACGAACCGACGACCGCGCTCGACGTCACGATACAGGCGCAGATTCTCGACCTGTTGCGCAATCTGCAGCAGGAACTCGGAATGAGCATCCTGCTCATTACCCATGATCTGGGTGTCGTAGCGGAGATGTGCGACAAGGTGGCGGTCATGTATGCCGGCCGCATCGTCGAGGAAGCAAGCGCCGAGCCGCTGTTCGACGATCCCGGACATCCCTACACGAGTGGACTTCTGGAGGCAATTCCCAATGCCGGGAGCGATGGCGCTCCCTTCCGGCCGATCCCAGGATCCCCTCCCGACCTGGCACGCTTGCCGCAGGGGTGCCGTTTCGCGCCTCGTTGCCGGTATCGGCAGGAAATCTGTGTTTCGACATCGCCGCCCTTGGTCGAGATCGCGCCCGGACATGAAGCGCTCTGTCACTTCGCCGGCACCTATCGCGCCAACCTGACCGAAACCGCCGCCGGGGCCGCTTCATGA
- a CDS encoding ATP-binding cassette domain-containing protein, which produces MSDSAPLLQVKGLVKHFPLRGGFIDRIQGRPAQVIRAVDGVDLSIRDGETLALVGESGCGKSTTGRCILYLQDPTAGTVSYRGRPIDPGNAAEMRERRKQLQIVFQDPNSSLNPRMTVGQTLEEALAFHKIVPKSERSNRVSELLHTVGLDAHYRARYANELSGGQRQRIGIARALAVDPDLIVADEAVSALDVSVQAQILQLLARLREERGLAYLFISHQLGVVRSISDAVAVMYLGKIVEQAPTETIFHAPLHPYTQALMAAAPIPNPRARRERIILTGDPPSPVNPPSGCRFRTRCRYATDRCAAEVPELREIQPSHLVACHFAGELDGA; this is translated from the coding sequence ATGAGCGACTCGGCTCCCCTGCTCCAGGTCAAAGGGTTGGTAAAGCACTTCCCGCTACGCGGCGGGTTCATCGATCGCATTCAGGGGCGGCCAGCCCAGGTGATCCGCGCGGTCGACGGTGTCGACCTTTCGATCCGCGACGGAGAGACGCTGGCGCTGGTGGGTGAGAGCGGATGCGGAAAATCGACAACCGGCCGCTGCATCCTCTACCTGCAAGACCCAACCGCGGGCACCGTCTCCTATCGTGGGCGTCCCATCGATCCAGGCAATGCCGCAGAAATGCGCGAGCGGCGCAAGCAACTCCAGATCGTCTTCCAGGATCCGAATTCGTCACTCAACCCGCGCATGACGGTCGGTCAAACGTTGGAAGAAGCGCTTGCCTTTCACAAGATCGTTCCAAAATCAGAGCGATCCAACCGGGTGAGCGAGCTCCTGCACACCGTCGGCCTCGATGCGCACTACCGGGCACGGTATGCCAACGAGCTCTCGGGAGGTCAACGGCAACGCATCGGCATCGCCCGCGCACTGGCGGTCGATCCGGACCTGATCGTGGCCGACGAAGCAGTCAGCGCGCTCGATGTCTCGGTGCAAGCGCAAATTCTGCAACTCCTGGCGCGACTCCGGGAAGAACGCGGGTTGGCCTATCTCTTCATCAGTCATCAGCTGGGCGTGGTGCGCAGTATTTCCGATGCCGTCGCGGTCATGTATCTCGGCAAAATCGTGGAGCAGGCGCCCACCGAGACGATCTTCCACGCTCCCCTCCACCCCTACACCCAGGCACTGATGGCCGCCGCCCCGATACCCAATCCCCGCGCGCGCCGGGAACGGATCATTCTGACCGGCGACCCGCCCAGCCCGGTCAATCCACCCAGTGGATGCCGTTTCCGCACCCGTTGCCGCTACGCCACCGACCGCTGCGCCGCCGAAGTTCCCGAACTGCGCGAGATCCAGCCGTCTCACCTGGTAGCGTGCCATTTCGCCGGCGAACTCGACGGTGCCTGA
- a CDS encoding glycosyltransferase family 4 protein: MPVKIAQVTPYDMSHPGGVAQHIENLKREFEKLGHEVVILAPKARQGGVEVRDGFYGVGRTIPIPANGSKARLMFDVTLYNAIKEILQYEKFDVIHCHEPMTPLLPYMVLLNSRSVNVGTFHAARDTNPWYGMLKPYFSILMNRLDGKICVSEPAKQNVMQYFPGHYDVVPNGIDIERFGEHMEPYPWATTGTPRILFVGRYNEARKGFKYLLRAMPLVQQQYPNARLLVVGPGDPDRYHETIDRYQIRNVEFIGEVSQESLPHYYASCDVFCAPSIYRESFGIVLLEAMASMKPVVASDIPGYASVATNNKDALLVMPRDPSAIALAIVRLLADADLRARLVQAGQKTADHYSWPHVAQRVLDVYARSGAAVSV, translated from the coding sequence GTGCCCGTGAAGATCGCGCAGGTCACCCCGTACGACATGTCGCATCCCGGCGGCGTGGCGCAACACATCGAGAATCTCAAGCGCGAGTTCGAGAAGCTCGGGCATGAGGTGGTGATCCTGGCTCCCAAAGCACGACAAGGCGGCGTCGAGGTTCGCGACGGCTTCTACGGCGTAGGCCGGACCATCCCCATTCCCGCCAACGGCTCGAAAGCCCGCCTGATGTTCGACGTCACCCTCTACAACGCTATCAAGGAAATCCTCCAATACGAAAAGTTCGATGTCATCCACTGCCATGAGCCGATGACGCCGCTCCTTCCCTACATGGTGTTGCTCAATTCCCGTTCCGTGAATGTGGGCACGTTCCATGCCGCGCGGGACACCAATCCCTGGTATGGCATGCTCAAGCCGTACTTTTCGATCCTCATGAATCGGCTCGATGGCAAGATCTGCGTCTCGGAACCAGCCAAACAAAACGTGATGCAGTATTTCCCGGGGCACTACGATGTAGTGCCAAATGGCATCGACATCGAGCGGTTTGGCGAGCATATGGAGCCGTATCCCTGGGCGACGACCGGCACCCCCCGCATTCTCTTCGTTGGCCGATACAACGAGGCCCGCAAGGGCTTCAAATACCTCCTCCGCGCGATGCCGCTCGTTCAGCAGCAATATCCGAACGCCCGGCTCCTGGTTGTGGGTCCAGGCGATCCCGACCGATACCACGAAACGATCGATCGGTATCAGATTCGCAACGTCGAATTCATCGGCGAGGTCTCGCAGGAAAGCCTGCCGCACTACTACGCGAGCTGCGATGTCTTCTGCGCCCCGTCGATCTATCGCGAGAGTTTTGGCATCGTGCTGCTGGAAGCGATGGCATCGATGAAGCCTGTCGTTGCCAGCGATATTCCCGGCTACGCCAGCGTGGCGACGAACAACAAGGACGCCTTGCTGGTCATGCCGCGCGACCCATCGGCCATCGCGTTGGCCATCGTCAGGCTGCTGGCGGATGCCGATTTGCGCGCGCGTCTGGTGCAGGCCGGACAGAAAACGGCCGATCACTATAGTTGGCCGCATGTCGCGCAGCGGGTGCTCGATGTCTACGCACGGTCGGGCGCGGCCGTCTCGGTCTAG
- a CDS encoding CDP-alcohol phosphatidyltransferase family protein yields the protein MISERLGTWARQKMLVVGAFLGKFGVTPNMLTIAGFILNCIVAAIIASGRGQLGGVLLLFASAFDMLDGAVARSTGKTSKFGGFFDSTVDRYSEIIVYVGLLWYILGTDDWKWGAMLVLLSATGAVMVSYARARAEAAGWKASVGILARPERVVVLSLGLIIDRPMWALIILAIATNLTAVMRMAHVWREYQKELKGS from the coding sequence GTGATCTCAGAGCGGTTGGGAACATGGGCGCGGCAGAAGATGCTGGTGGTCGGGGCGTTCCTCGGCAAGTTCGGTGTCACTCCGAACATGCTCACCATCGCGGGATTCATCCTGAACTGCATCGTGGCGGCCATCATTGCTTCGGGGCGCGGCCAGCTTGGGGGTGTCTTGCTCCTGTTCGCCAGCGCGTTCGACATGCTGGACGGGGCAGTCGCCCGCTCGACCGGCAAGACATCCAAATTCGGTGGCTTTTTCGATTCCACAGTCGACCGCTATTCCGAGATCATCGTCTACGTCGGTCTGCTCTGGTATATCCTGGGAACCGATGACTGGAAGTGGGGCGCCATGCTGGTGCTCCTCTCGGCCACCGGCGCAGTGATGGTCAGCTATGCGCGCGCGCGCGCCGAGGCGGCCGGCTGGAAGGCGTCGGTTGGCATCCTGGCACGGCCAGAGCGCGTGGTGGTGCTGTCGCTTGGACTGATCATCGACAGGCCAATGTGGGCGCTCATCATCCTGGCCATCGCCACCAATCTGACCGCTGTGATGCGCATGGCGCACGTCTGGCGTGAGTATCAGAAAGAGCTCAAAGGCTCGTGA
- a CDS encoding nitroreductase family protein yields MPVPSDSVEFLAHLRQTRAFTDEPVSDADLHSILDVMRWTGSAGNAQPWQFIVVRDAAARKALSQSVDSMNWLADAPLVLVVVLEEGKTSTRMHDLGRMDERILLAAQALGLGAGIVSFWNTEAKEHGRTVLQIPDGWVLFSAVGVGHPSNSTAPSRNGGRKELTDLVHWDRFGPGSE; encoded by the coding sequence ATGCCAGTTCCTTCCGATTCTGTCGAATTTCTCGCCCACCTGCGGCAGACCCGCGCCTTCACCGATGAACCGGTGAGTGATGCCGACCTGCATTCGATTCTGGACGTGATGCGCTGGACCGGCAGCGCGGGCAATGCTCAACCGTGGCAGTTCATCGTCGTGCGCGACGCTGCAGCAAGAAAGGCGCTCTCGCAGAGCGTCGATTCGATGAACTGGCTCGCCGATGCGCCACTTGTGCTGGTCGTCGTGCTGGAGGAGGGAAAGACGAGTACCCGAATGCACGACCTCGGCCGGATGGACGAACGGATCCTCCTGGCCGCGCAAGCGCTGGGTCTCGGCGCCGGCATTGTTTCCTTTTGGAATACAGAAGCGAAAGAACACGGGCGGACCGTGCTGCAGATCCCGGACGGTTGGGTGCTCTTCAGCGCAGTCGGCGTCGGCCACCCGTCCAACTCCACCGCGCCATCCAGGAACGGCGGCCGCAAGGAACTCACCGACCTGGTGCACTGGGATCGCTTCGGCCCTGGAAGCGAGTAG
- a CDS encoding zinc-binding dehydrogenase codes for MSKAIQYKFSIPNFVAVRAADRLPGKLLESGKIPGLSEIERPPVPLPSPAYARLKPLLTGICGSDISALTNRSGPALTPFTSFPFTPGHEVLAEIVELGDEAAGMEGIGIGQRVVLNPVISCYMRGLDPCRMCRTGEPGLCTRTAEGSIAPGMLTGFCRDLPGGWSTDMVAHWSQIVPVPDEISDEVAVLIEPFSVAVHAVLKDPPPSWAKVLIIGSGSIGLFVLAAMRMMGIKSEVTMLARHPLQAEMAKALGADNVLRGESAGDAAVKIAGAKKYKPIKGKPTYAGGFDWVYDCVGSTASVDDALRVAGPHGHVVMVGCAAETSHLDLTFIWNRELEITGCYVYGRENTMEGKPHTFKVAMELILGHPGIDLSRLITHRFTLDQWQEAMQVSLARGKHGAIKTVFDMRG; via the coding sequence GTGAGCAAGGCGATTCAGTACAAGTTCTCGATTCCCAACTTCGTCGCCGTCCGGGCGGCCGACCGACTGCCAGGCAAGTTGCTGGAGTCGGGAAAAATCCCCGGGTTGAGCGAGATCGAACGTCCTCCGGTGCCGCTGCCGAGTCCGGCGTACGCGCGACTGAAGCCGCTCCTGACCGGAATCTGCGGCAGCGACATCTCCGCGCTCACCAATCGCAGCGGCCCTGCGTTGACGCCCTTTACATCGTTTCCCTTCACCCCTGGGCACGAGGTGCTGGCCGAGATTGTCGAGCTTGGGGACGAAGCGGCCGGCATGGAGGGGATCGGGATTGGGCAACGGGTGGTCCTCAACCCGGTCATCTCGTGCTACATGCGGGGTCTCGATCCCTGCCGTATGTGCCGCACCGGAGAACCGGGGCTTTGCACTCGCACAGCGGAAGGATCGATAGCTCCAGGGATGCTCACCGGGTTCTGCCGCGATCTTCCCGGTGGCTGGAGCACCGACATGGTGGCTCATTGGAGTCAGATCGTTCCCGTGCCGGATGAGATCTCCGATGAGGTTGCGGTCCTGATCGAGCCGTTCAGCGTCGCGGTGCACGCAGTCCTGAAAGACCCGCCACCGTCGTGGGCGAAGGTGTTGATCATTGGCAGTGGATCGATCGGTCTCTTCGTGCTGGCTGCCATGCGCATGATGGGCATCAAGAGCGAGGTCACCATGTTGGCCAGGCATCCATTGCAGGCCGAAATGGCCAAGGCGCTCGGGGCGGACAATGTGCTGCGCGGGGAAAGCGCGGGGGACGCAGCGGTCAAGATCGCTGGCGCAAAGAAGTACAAGCCGATCAAGGGCAAACCGACGTATGCCGGCGGGTTCGACTGGGTCTACGACTGTGTCGGCTCGACGGCCAGCGTGGATGATGCCTTGCGCGTCGCTGGACCGCACGGGCACGTGGTCATGGTTGGCTGTGCCGCCGAGACTAGCCATCTCGATCTGACGTTCATCTGGAATCGCGAACTGGAAATCACCGGCTGCTACGTCTACGGCCGGGAAAACACCATGGAAGGCAAGCCGCATACCTTCAAGGTCGCCATGGAACTCATTCTCGGTCACCCAGGGATCGATCTTTCGCGCCTGATCACCCATCGCTTCACGCTCGACCAATGGCAGGAAGCGATGCAAGTGAGTCTCGCCCGCGGCAAACACGGCGCCATCAAGACGGTCTTCGACATGCGGGGGTAA
- a CDS encoding class II aldolase/adducin family protein yields MTDTTIKRPVPEAPNALRDWFTSGLRAEIESRGLPVIQGDEPADRGGIALHPIDIDAPKSFRRKNRAVFVVGIGESEGVPEVPLATLYPLQLRSLGNIFILLIPDGTHGGVEAFVSTLEQGSYSFKYWGDDEEFFHEVADRLTPLATSTLIIENEFVPDLEEELWGGDEVTASITRAGKLLDELDLLPSPFPIDSYLPEADLRHLKQMFNIGGLSYGNVSARKDDLRFWMSASGVDKTKLEEVGTEILMVTDYIPERRAMRLSVPPHVTPRRVSVDAIEHFMIYREHPSVGAILHIHAWMEDIPSTRINYPCGTIELATGVADLVRQSPDPGHAVIGLRNHGLTITGESLDEIFARIDGKIQRQVPMA; encoded by the coding sequence ATGACCGATACGACCATCAAGCGACCTGTGCCGGAGGCGCCAAATGCGTTGCGTGACTGGTTCACCAGCGGGCTGCGAGCCGAGATCGAATCCCGGGGGCTGCCGGTCATTCAAGGCGATGAGCCGGCCGACCGTGGCGGCATCGCGCTGCATCCCATCGATATCGACGCCCCCAAGAGCTTCCGCCGCAAGAACCGCGCGGTTTTCGTGGTCGGTATTGGCGAGAGCGAAGGTGTGCCGGAAGTGCCCCTGGCCACGCTTTACCCGCTTCAACTGCGCTCGTTGGGCAATATCTTCATCCTGCTGATTCCGGATGGCACCCACGGCGGTGTCGAAGCCTTCGTCTCCACATTGGAGCAGGGGTCATATTCGTTCAAGTACTGGGGAGACGACGAAGAGTTCTTCCATGAGGTGGCCGACCGGCTGACGCCGCTGGCGACCTCCACCCTCATCATCGAGAACGAGTTCGTACCCGACCTGGAAGAGGAACTTTGGGGCGGAGACGAGGTCACCGCCTCGATTACCCGCGCCGGCAAGCTGCTGGACGAGCTCGATCTCTTGCCGTCGCCCTTCCCCATCGATTCCTATCTCCCCGAAGCCGATCTGCGGCATCTCAAGCAGATGTTCAATATCGGCGGTTTGAGCTACGGGAACGTCAGCGCGCGCAAGGACGATCTGCGCTTCTGGATGAGCGCATCCGGGGTCGACAAGACCAAGCTCGAAGAGGTGGGCACCGAGATCTTGATGGTGACCGATTATATTCCCGAGCGCCGAGCGATGCGTCTCAGCGTTCCGCCGCATGTCACCCCGCGGCGCGTTTCGGTGGATGCGATCGAGCACTTCATGATTTATCGCGAGCATCCCAGCGTCGGCGCGATCCTGCACATTCATGCATGGATGGAAGATATTCCGTCGACCCGCATCAACTACCCATGCGGCACGATCGAGCTCGCCACGGGTGTCGCCGACCTGGTGCGCCAATCTCCCGATCCGGGTCATGCGGTCATCGGCTTGCGCAACCATGGTCTGACGATCACTGGCGAGTCGCTGGACGAAATCTTCGCCCGTATCGATGGCAAGATTCAGCGCCAGGTGCCAATGGCCTAG
- a CDS encoding carbon-nitrogen hydrolase family protein, which translates to MSTTGIDVAVVQMNSGEDKASNVETALRLIDEAAASGARLVVLPEIWTYLGSDEGNRLNAETIPGPVTDALAAKARQHGIYLHGGSMLEQRENEPKLFNTTVVFDPTGAIVAQYSKIHMFDVVLDGVASYKESNTVQRGEEIVTFDLDGVTVGLAICYDLRFPELFRILRLRGADVIVLPAAFTMTTGKDHWEVLIRARAIENQVYMVSCGQFGPDSSGKWCYGRSLIADPWGTVLGTAPDREYVLTARLDLDYLKKVRRQVPSVENRQADLYRWPDDALVLG; encoded by the coding sequence ATGTCCACTACCGGCATCGATGTCGCCGTTGTCCAGATGAACTCCGGGGAAGACAAGGCCTCCAATGTCGAAACTGCCCTGCGGCTCATCGATGAGGCTGCCGCAAGCGGCGCCCGCCTGGTCGTTCTGCCTGAGATCTGGACCTACCTGGGCTCCGACGAGGGTAACCGCCTCAATGCGGAAACCATCCCCGGACCGGTGACCGATGCGCTGGCTGCCAAAGCCAGGCAGCATGGCATCTATCTGCACGGCGGCAGCATGCTCGAGCAACGTGAGAACGAGCCGAAACTCTTCAACACCACCGTGGTATTCGATCCCACCGGCGCGATCGTTGCCCAATACAGCAAGATCCACATGTTCGATGTAGTGCTGGACGGGGTGGCCTCCTACAAGGAATCGAACACGGTGCAGCGCGGTGAAGAGATCGTCACGTTCGACCTCGACGGCGTCACCGTCGGACTGGCCATTTGCTACGACCTGCGCTTCCCCGAGCTCTTCCGCATCTTGCGGTTGCGCGGCGCCGACGTCATCGTGCTGCCGGCAGCGTTCACCATGACAACCGGCAAGGACCACTGGGAAGTCCTGATCCGGGCCCGCGCCATCGAGAATCAGGTCTATATGGTCAGCTGCGGGCAGTTCGGCCCGGATTCGTCCGGCAAATGGTGCTACGGCCGTTCCCTGATCGCCGATCCATGGGGCACGGTGCTCGGCACCGCGCCAGATCGCGAGTACGTGCTGACCGCCAGGCTCGATCTCGATTACCTGAAGAAGGTTCGCCGCCAGGTGCCCTCGGTCGAGAACCGCCAGGCCGATCTCTATCGCTGGCCGGACGACGCGCTGGTTCTCGGCTAG
- a CDS encoding LysM domain-containing protein: MTVTIALSPTPRLTESEYVVQEGDTLSGIAEMFGVTWDVIIEANDLQSQDAIFVGQSLRIPLPATPES, translated from the coding sequence GTGACCGTGACGATCGCGCTTTCCCCGACGCCTCGGCTGACCGAGAGCGAGTATGTGGTGCAGGAAGGTGACACCCTCTCTGGCATTGCCGAAATGTTCGGCGTGACCTGGGATGTCATCATCGAGGCGAACGATCTGCAGAGTCAGGATGCCATTTTCGTGGGCCAATCCCTGCGGATACCGCTGCCGGCGACTCCCGAGTCGTAG